The stretch of DNA AGTCGTTTAGTAAATTACTAAAAAATACCCACGAAGATAGCTGACTTGGTCCTTCTCAATCCACGTGACTCCTCCTTTGTGCCTAATTTGGTAATTTCCTTAGTAACTAATCACCTACAACGCGATTACTGTTACAGAACGTGAACTCAAGACGTGTCGTGAAGAGATTCGTCGATTGTAATACACGTGTCAAATGTTCGGTTGTAGAGAGATTTATTAGAAGATCTAAAATATCTTGTTAACTCGTCCACGCTGGCACTAACACAAAGGCCGATTTGGAATTAGATATTACGCTTTTTCACttatctttttgctttcttttttttccactaaaaagatatttttatttctctcttttgaatattttttcttctcatcgTCCGTCGTCTTCACAAACCAAACTTCTCCACGAAATATCTATCCTTAGCTTTTATCTCCGACGAATCTGAGCTAATCTCTACCTGAATTTCgagaaattagaaagtaaaaaaaaaaaaaaatgggagaagaaGTGAGGATGAGCGATTACGATGTTTCCGGCGACGGAGATAGAGTTCTTGAATGGGAAATGGGATTACCAAGCGACGAGGATTTAGCATCGCTTTCTTACTCTTTGATTCCGGCGAATCTGGCGATGGCGTTTAGTATCACACCGGAGCGGAGCCGTACGGTTCAGGATGTGAATCGCGCATCGGAGACGACGCTCTCGTCTCTACGAAGCGGATCTTCAGGTCCCAACACATCTTCGTCGAACAATAACAGCAacgcggtggaggaggaggaagatcgAGTCGGATCGAGTAGTCCTGGATCGGATTCTAAGAAACAGAAGACATCGGACGGAGATGGAGACGGCGGTGGCGGTGTGGATCCGGATACAGCGATGGTGGCGGAGGAAGGAGATTCAGGAACTGAAGATCTATCTGGGAAAACACTGAAACGACCGCGTTTAGTGTGGACGCCGCAGCTGCACAAGAGATTCGTTGATGTTGTGGCTCACTTAGGGATCAAAAACGCGGTTCCGAAGACGATCATGCAGCTGATGAACGTAGAAGGGCTAACTCGAGAGAACGTTGCGTCTCATCTCCAGAAGTATAGGCTTTACCTTAAACGGATGCAGGGATTGACTAACGAAGGTCCCTCTGCTTCCGATAAGCTCTTCTCTTCAACACCTGTGCCTCCACAGAGCTTTCAAGACATCGGTGGCGGTAACGGTAATGGTAATGGTCAGGGAAATGGATCGGCCGGCCATGTTAGAGTGCCAATTCCGGTACCGTATGGAGGGCAGCCGATGATGCAGATGCCAGTTTATGCACATCATATGGGTATGCAAGGgtatcatcatcaaaatcaaggTCATGATccttaccatcatcatcatcatcatggagctggtggtggtggtggatctggtgcgtttgaatcaaatccttaTATGATGCAACAGAATAAGTTTGGATCCATGGCTTCTTATCCTTCTGTTGGTGGTGGTAGCGCGaatgagaattaaaaaaactgaGTCTACAAGAAGATGGATTCAATGTGGGGAAGAAGAGATAGGTGAGCTTGTTTTTGCTCGTGTTACTCTGATAAATAGTGTCTGTTGAGTACAGTTGGATTCTTACAAGATTTGATCGAAATTTCATCaagtttctgtgtttttttttttaactattaatGGTATACAATAAAAGTCTTAAAGGCTTTTTTTAATCACTTTGTTTGgtggttttaagttttaacatcATCAACTGAGTAGAATTTGATTGTAAGAGTCTCGTACTTAGTTGAACCTGTTCTTGAGAAGTAGTATTCAAATTGCTCTCATGTGACTTGAGACCTAATGTAAATCCAGATCAGGTTTGATTCATCTATGGAATTATAAACTTGTTCTGCAGATTGTTTCTTGAGAATTTTGTGTATTTAATTCACTCTTCAGAATTAAGTAACTAAACACTGAATGCCTGTGCATGAGATATGCTCTAAACCCAAGAGAGCGATATGTGTAATGTGGCTTGATATTGTTGTTGCTGCACAAGCGTACTTTTATTCTTTGCTTATAGAAAGATAGTTACTAAAGTGTGATAGTTTCAAACTTccatgtttattttgttttggtattccTCATTGGGAAAGTcttatgatgattttttttcgaTATAGACAAAGATATTACCAGCTTCTAGGTAGAATGAGCATTTATTTATCTGCTTTCAACTACAAAATAGTTAAGTTTATTTCCAATCACAGAATCGTTATCTCTCGTATGTTTTCCCTCAGTTAAATTCCATGTCTTCAGGTAGGTATAAGTTATACTTTTCGAAGTTATCTACGTCTTTACAGGGCTTGATCATATTTGATTGTTGGTACAGGTTTTTGGCTTCTCgtactttttccactttgtcaCATCTTCAAAAATTTCTTATCTTACGTCGAGTTTTCCACCCTAAGGAGAGATCGAACAAACATGTNAGATTCTCTCGGCTTTTCCacaataattattttcatttttccaaaaattgctgccaaatcTGTGCCGTTAGATTGATCTTTAGATGCTtctaaaaatatctaaaacaaaCAATCCAACGGCTCAGAGAACGCCATTGCGTGTCAGTAATGTACATTACTCACCACCGAATCTTTTCTCCTCTTTCNAGGTAACTCCCTTTTTCTGTAGGCTTCTTGTAAAGATAATTGAAAGAGCGCATCTGGTTCGCATTGTTGttaattgtttatttctttGAGGTGGCGTCAGACAcaatctttttactttttatttactttaaatttttataaaccaaTCAAATGTTTCTAAAGAGGCCATTTTTAATACAATCATATTCATATGACGACCTTTTCTCTTTACTGATAACCTTACGATTG from Camelina sativa cultivar DH55 chromosome 9, Cs, whole genome shotgun sequence encodes:
- the LOC104711118 gene encoding transcription factor LUX-like, with product MGEEVRMSDYDVSGDGDRVLEWEMGLPSDEDLASLSYSLIPANLAMAFSITPERSRTVQDVNRASETTLSSLRSGSSGPNTSSSNNNSNAVEEEEDRVGSSSPGSDSKKQKTSDGDGDGGGGVDPDTAMVAEEGDSGTEDLSGKTLKRPRLVWTPQLHKRFVDVVAHLGIKNAVPKTIMQLMNVEGLTRENVASHLQKYRLYLKRMQGLTNEGPSASDKLFSSTPVPPQSFQDIGGGNGNGNGQGNGSAGHVRVPIPVPYGGQPMMQMPVYAHHMGMQGYHHQNQGHDPYHHHHHHGAGGGGGSGAFESNPYMMQQNKFGSMASYPSVGGGSANEN